In Microbacterium sp. AB, a single genomic region encodes these proteins:
- a CDS encoding LOG family protein: MRVTVFLGSAHGTGPGYTAATIAFGEALARRGFGLVYGGGRVGLMGTLADAASAAGGEVTGVIPQGLVDAEISHDGLTTLEVVPDMHARKLRMAELGDAFVALPGGAGTLEELFEAWTWLQLGIHGKPVALLDVDGFWQPLVRALDHMTAEGFVRERFRTTLIVEEDVEDLLDVLLAWRSPAPKWGNTTPRP; the protein is encoded by the coding sequence ATGAGGGTCACGGTCTTCCTCGGGTCGGCGCACGGGACCGGCCCGGGCTACACCGCCGCGACGATCGCCTTCGGGGAGGCGCTCGCGCGACGAGGCTTCGGCCTCGTCTACGGCGGCGGCAGGGTGGGACTCATGGGGACGCTGGCCGACGCCGCGTCCGCCGCCGGGGGAGAGGTGACCGGAGTCATCCCGCAAGGGCTCGTCGACGCCGAGATCTCGCACGACGGTCTCACGACGCTCGAGGTGGTCCCCGACATGCACGCCCGCAAGCTGCGGATGGCCGAACTGGGAGACGCGTTCGTCGCGCTTCCGGGCGGTGCGGGCACCCTCGAGGAGCTGTTCGAGGCGTGGACGTGGTTGCAGCTGGGCATCCACGGCAAGCCCGTCGCGCTGCTCGACGTCGACGGGTTCTGGCAGCCGCTCGTCCGCGCGCTCGATCACATGACGGCAGAGGGATTCGTCCGCGAGCGGTTCCGGACGACGCTCATCGTCGAGGAGGACGTCGAGGACCTGCTCGACGTCCTCCTCGCGTGGCGCTCGCCCGCTCCGAAGTGGGGGAACACGACGCCGCGTCCGTGA
- a CDS encoding AEC family transporter, whose amino-acid sequence MIGILTGFAVISVAILTGYIVGRIGLLGSQGRYVLSRLSFFVLNPFLLFTVLADADLTTLFSALLPVSAIAAVVIFLCYGVLARLLWRRELGVTVIGALGAGYVNGNNIGIPIATYVLGDGSYSAPVILVQLLVFTPVVLALLDASSATDASFGKIMRRTLRNPMIIGAALGVLVALLDIDLPPIAMDPLKLLAGAAVPVLLISFGMSLNGQRVLTKPGTRRDVLLATSMKLLLMPVVAWVLGRFVFQLDDHALLAVVVLAALPSAQNVFNYAQRYETGEVVARDIVFLTTLGCPPILFASALLLA is encoded by the coding sequence ATGATCGGGATCCTCACCGGATTCGCCGTCATCTCCGTCGCGATCCTCACGGGCTACATCGTCGGTCGCATCGGCCTTCTGGGGTCCCAGGGACGCTACGTGCTCTCCCGCCTCTCCTTCTTCGTCCTCAATCCGTTCCTGCTCTTCACCGTGCTCGCCGACGCCGACCTCACGACGCTCTTCTCGGCCCTCCTGCCGGTGTCCGCGATCGCGGCGGTTGTGATCTTCCTCTGCTACGGCGTCCTCGCGCGGCTCCTGTGGCGCCGTGAGCTGGGTGTGACCGTGATCGGAGCCCTGGGCGCCGGCTATGTGAACGGCAACAACATCGGTATTCCGATAGCGACATATGTTCTCGGCGATGGTTCCTATTCGGCGCCGGTCATCCTCGTCCAGCTCCTCGTGTTCACACCCGTCGTGCTCGCGCTCCTCGACGCCTCGTCGGCGACCGACGCCTCGTTCGGCAAGATCATGCGCCGCACGCTCCGCAATCCGATGATCATCGGCGCTGCTCTGGGAGTGCTCGTCGCGTTGCTCGACATCGACCTGCCGCCCATCGCCATGGACCCGTTGAAGCTCCTCGCCGGCGCAGCCGTGCCGGTGCTGCTCATCAGCTTCGGCATGTCGCTGAACGGCCAGCGCGTCCTCACGAAACCCGGCACGCGCCGCGACGTCCTGCTCGCGACGTCGATGAAGCTCCTCCTCATGCCGGTCGTCGCGTGGGTGCTCGGGAGATTCGTCTTCCAGCTCGACGATCACGCGCTGCTCGCAGTCGTCGTCCTCGCGGCGCTGCCGAGCGCCCAGAACGTCTTCAACTACGCGCAGCGCTACGAGACCGGAGAGGTCGTCGCGCGCGACATCGTGTTCCTCACGACGCTGGGATGTCCGCCGATCCTGTTCGCGTCGGCTCTTCTGCTCGCCTGA
- a CDS encoding Cpe/LpqF family protein (Related to clavulanate biosynthesis protein Cpe, which has an isomerase-like N-terminal domain and a beta-lactamase-like C-terminal domain.), whose amino-acid sequence MSRSNASRRRASLVLVGVAAALSLSACASPGSSSPSDTGTASVEIDTATPAGEKAQWIVDLLNADEDTTVAEWEPELHESFVAEVSSDELVDLLNTDIRPAAPYTVTGYEDSGTQSVTTLESDVVDPMNMSVTLDDAGQIVGLWFGPTSAG is encoded by the coding sequence ATGAGCCGTTCGAACGCGTCGCGGCGCAGGGCGTCGCTCGTTCTCGTCGGGGTGGCGGCGGCGCTGTCCCTGTCGGCGTGCGCATCGCCCGGCTCGTCCTCGCCCTCGGACACCGGCACAGCGTCTGTCGAGATCGACACCGCCACGCCGGCGGGCGAGAAGGCGCAGTGGATCGTCGACCTCCTCAATGCGGACGAGGACACGACCGTCGCGGAGTGGGAGCCCGAGCTGCACGAGAGCTTCGTCGCAGAGGTCTCGTCGGACGAGCTGGTCGATCTCCTCAACACGGACATCCGTCCCGCGGCGCCGTACACGGTGACCGGCTACGAGGACTCGGGGACGCAATCGGTCACGACGCTCGAGAGCGACGTCGTCGACCCGATGAACATGTCCGTCACCCTCGACGACGCCGGTCAGATCGTCGGCCTCTGGTTCGGCCCGACGTCCGCCGGCTGA
- a CDS encoding GNAT family N-acetyltransferase — protein MSSSRRPLPRPTSRVRFRELVEEDIEEMAAMLGDPEVMAFYPAPKTHEETAGWIARARASYEEHGHGMWAIETPDGRFLGDCGITWQSVNGRAVREVGYHVVRAEQGRGLATEAARACVELVRERFAPTLLTAIIHPENTASRRVAEKLGMAHIDDDHAHPWIVRTVMGMDVERRA, from the coding sequence ATGTCGTCATCCCGGCGGCCGCTGCCGCGGCCGACATCGCGCGTGCGCTTCCGTGAACTCGTCGAAGAGGACATCGAGGAGATGGCCGCGATGCTGGGCGACCCGGAGGTGATGGCGTTCTATCCCGCGCCGAAGACACACGAGGAGACGGCGGGCTGGATCGCGCGGGCGCGCGCGTCGTACGAGGAGCATGGCCATGGCATGTGGGCCATCGAGACGCCCGACGGCCGCTTCCTCGGCGACTGCGGCATCACGTGGCAGTCCGTCAACGGACGCGCGGTCCGCGAGGTCGGATATCACGTCGTGCGCGCAGAGCAGGGGAGAGGGCTCGCGACCGAGGCGGCGAGAGCGTGCGTGGAGCTCGTCCGGGAGCGTTTCGCGCCGACGCTGCTCACCGCGATCATCCATCCGGAGAACACCGCCTCGAGACGTGTCGCCGAGAAGCTCGGCATGGCGCACATCGACGACGACCATGCGCACCCCTGGATCGTCCGGACGGTCATGGGCATGGACGTGGAGAGGCGCGCATGA
- a CDS encoding SDR family oxidoreductase yields the protein MSQPLAPESLSGKTVLVTGSSRGIGADTVRYAAAAGANVVINFRNKAPRAEKLAAEVRGLGVEALVVGADLTDPGAVAGMVEAVKEELGSLDVLVLNASGGMEADLGEDYALRLNRDAQVSVLETALAIMPAGSRVVFVTSHQAHFIRTTPTMAAYEPVALSKRAGEDALRERLPALTAKGVEFVVVSGDMIEGTITATLLERVNPGAIAARREEAGRLYNVSEFAAEIARAIVDPIPDGNERIVGDTSGFNGTA from the coding sequence GTGTCGCAGCCTCTCGCCCCTGAATCCCTCTCCGGCAAGACCGTGCTCGTGACGGGGTCCTCCCGCGGGATCGGCGCGGACACCGTCCGCTACGCCGCCGCCGCGGGCGCGAACGTCGTGATCAACTTCCGCAACAAGGCGCCCCGTGCCGAGAAGCTCGCGGCCGAGGTGCGCGGGCTCGGCGTCGAGGCGCTCGTCGTGGGAGCCGACCTCACGGATCCCGGAGCGGTCGCCGGCATGGTGGAGGCCGTCAAGGAGGAGCTCGGCTCGCTCGACGTCCTCGTCCTCAACGCGTCCGGCGGCATGGAGGCCGACCTCGGCGAGGACTACGCCCTCCGCCTCAACCGAGACGCCCAGGTCAGCGTGCTCGAGACGGCGCTCGCGATCATGCCCGCCGGTTCGCGGGTGGTGTTCGTGACCAGTCACCAGGCGCACTTCATCCGGACGACTCCGACGATGGCGGCGTACGAGCCCGTCGCCCTCTCCAAGCGCGCTGGCGAGGACGCCCTGCGCGAGCGCCTCCCGGCGCTCACCGCGAAGGGCGTCGAGTTCGTCGTGGTCTCGGGCGACATGATCGAGGGCACGATCACCGCGACGCTGCTCGAGCGCGTGAACCCGGGAGCCATCGCGGCGCGACGGGAGGAGGCGGGACGCCTGTACAACGTGTCGGAGTTCGCCGCGGAGATCGCCCGCGCCATCGTCGACCCGATCCCCGATGGCAACGAGCGCATCGTGGGCGACACGAGCGGCTTCAACGGCACCGCATAG